Genomic window (Candidatus Zymogenus saltonus):
AGTCCTTAAGGAGAGTAAACGAAACTATAAAAACAGTATCTCAAGAGAACAAATTTTTTAACATTGACGAGTCTCTGAACAGGCTTCAGAAAAGGATCGATGAAATGACAGGGGGAGAAGGTGCGTCATCTGAGACCGAAGAGAAAATGTCAAGTAAAACGTCAGACTCCCCAGAAAAAGCCGGACAGGGAGTCTCCCACGACGACCTCGGGATCGAGATCAGGGACTCGAAGCGCTCTATCATTAGCGAGATCGACTCGGTGAAGTCGGCGCTTGAGGCACTGATAAAGGAGATCGAGAAAAAAGCGATGACGTTCGACCAGATCTACAAAAAACTCTGTGTGACGATAGTACGCGAGCACAGGAACGCCACGGGGCGGATAATAGGAAAATGAGAGCAAAGTGAAAAAACAGCATATATTAGGGGGCCCGGCGATACAAGACCGGCCCCCCATTTTTCCGCCCTTTTACCATTCCGTCCTTGACATATCCAAAATCCCCCTATATCATTCATTCCCAACATGGAGACGAATCCCTCAAAAAGTCCGAGGAAAGACCCGACGATCAACGCCCTTGCGCTGACTATCTTCGCAACAAACATCGGCGGCGGCATCATCCTCGCCATCATCGCCCTCTACACGAAGCACCTGAACATCAGCCTCATCTTCGGGGGGTGGGTCATCTCACTTTTCGCCATAGCGAGGGGAATAACCCAGCCGATAATCGGCCACTACATAGACAGGATAGACCCCCGCCCCGTCATAACCTGCGGGATCGTCATCTTCATAGTCGCCTCCGCCGCCCCGGCCATCCCCAACGCCGTGGTCCTCTATGTGGCCCGGGCGCTTCAGGGGGTCGGCTCCGCGCTCGTCATCGTCTCCTGCTACACCATAATCGCCAGGAGATACCTCGATGCCTACATGAGGCGCATCGCCAACGCCCGGTTCATGATGCTCGAGATGACAGGCTCGGTGCTGGGGCCCCTCGTAGGCGCCGTCGTATTCTGGGTTACCGACTCCTTCTCGTCTCCCTTCATTGTCTGCTCGATGTTCGGCGTCATAGCCATGGCCCTCTACATGAAAAACTACGGCGCAATCGGCGGCTCGAAGCCTCTATACGAGATGAAAGATAATCCCCACAAAAAGAACAAGATGGTCTTCAACCCTTCGGGACTGAGCATCCTTATCCTCATCTCAACGATGTTCTTCGTCCTCCAGTTCGTCTGGGGAAGCCTCCAGTTCATCATGCCTCTCTACGTGGTGAACAAAGGAATGCCGGGCCACTTCGCGGGCCTCTTCTTCGGCGCTCTCTCCTTCGGGATGATTCTCACCATCCTCCTTACCGAGAGGGAGGCCTTCGGCAAGACCCCGGCGGAACTCCTTATCTTCGTGGGGAGCTTCTTTGCCCTATCGTGCCTCACGCTTCTTGTCCTGATCGTCGATGTGTGGGTGTGGTTTCTCCTCTTCTGGGCGATGGGCGCCGGGGTGGGGCTTCTCTTCCCGATATTCCCGTCCCTGGCGGCGGATGCCATCAAGGACCGACCGGGACAGGGGGTAAGCTACATGGAAATGGGTGGAAACCTCGGGTTTATCATCGGCCCCGTAGCGGCGGGGGCGCTGGCCGCGGGCGAGCAGTACCTAAGGGCGTTCTACTTCGAGATAGGCTCCGCCTACTTCCTCATAGCCGTCGCCGTGGCCCTAATCGT
Coding sequences:
- a CDS encoding MFS transporter, coding for METNPSKSPRKDPTINALALTIFATNIGGGIILAIIALYTKHLNISLIFGGWVISLFAIARGITQPIIGHYIDRIDPRPVITCGIVIFIVASAAPAIPNAVVLYVARALQGVGSALVIVSCYTIIARRYLDAYMRRIANARFMMLEMTGSVLGPLVGAVVFWVTDSFSSPFIVCSMFGVIAMALYMKNYGAIGGSKPLYEMKDNPHKKNKMVFNPSGLSILILISTMFFVLQFVWGSLQFIMPLYVVNKGMPGHFAGLFFGALSFGMILTILLTEREAFGKTPAELLIFVGSFFALSCLTLLVLIVDVWVWFLLFWAMGAGVGLLFPIFPSLAADAIKDRPGQGVSYMEMGGNLGFIIGPVAAGALAAGEQYLRAFYFEIGSAYFLIAVAVALIVIRWRLKKRADVKRHDNADSIPS